ATATCAGTTAGATACTGacttacataaaattttaaaatttatttaaattaagataattttacaGATTGTACGATAAACAAGGctcataataacaaatttgatAGTGCACATGGTTAATTGATAAGTAgggttcaaatttaaaagcatacgcttattttttatataatatgagatataaatctaatttttatttataaatttgtttcaaatcaatcggattccaaataaaccaatttatttttgctttttttatgtaaatgattttttttttttgcttatttattgatttttttcaattatttcagctgggcatttttttaatgatcattatgctattatattaataataaaaaaaaataataagaaatgtaaaaacccagaatgtcaatattggattattattgttttcgttatcggcttgtttgttaaattcattaaacgaAGAAATTATCGATTTACATATAGCCTGCATTATACATAACCCATAACCTATACGGTTAGTATGCCTTTAACATCGATAGGTAtcgaccatttcaaaatttaagatttagtatcgtaatttgaaaattcttaTATGAAGTATGCACTGATCACTTCAGTGGATTTAGACAGTTCGTtttctacatttaaaaatatttttagtattctgTCGGACAATAGAGTAAGTTTAACTACTGAATACCTAGGCAGATAAGTGgtagttaattctttttttataaatttaaatttaaacttaaaatttttttattcattgttataaCTAGCCCATGTTAATTTTggccatattaaaaaaacaaaaaacaagtatgcttctttttttgcttttttaaaactatcgtgtactttttttgtttgcttATAATGCTGTAAAAACCAAGCCCTAGTGATAAGTAATCAAGGGGTCGGGGTAAGAAAGTCACTTATAGTAGTGGCTCCCCATTggcttatatttaatactatttgtgTTTCAATTTCGATTTGTTTAATGATCAAAGGAATAATTACAttgattagatattatataattaataatttgtgtatccataatataattatagtcatcgaaaattaaaaacttattttactaataaaaatctcTGATACTCAtagaatatcaatattattcttattattgaataaattatttttcagtactcattatgattttatcaacattttttatgtaagaaaaaaGTTGATTTTTGACGATTTATCcgtgtattttaatgttttttttttctatactaaAGATGTTTATTTTACTGCTTTAACTACATCTGTTCTTTATTGATAATACCAACGTAGTTTATATGAAACACGTATAGGTTTCATTTTTAAGTCGTTTCGCTATATATTATTGCCCACAACTCACAAGATATAGGAACCACTAGGATTTAAGAAAGTAAGGCGATCGGGATTTGTGTCAACAAATATAGTGTGAATAGTTCCATCCGCACTCAGGTTAGGGCTGTtctctatttttcttttcaaaaaccCGTGTGGTCGATGTACGTTTGAAAACTTTCTTGGATTAAAGTTTCAATTTCGATTAAGTTCGtgtgtatacaatatcataatatgacgTATGGAAGTACTGTCGTTAATGCATATAGtagtactatatttttatatatttcttttgtaGAAAAGCTTTATGTAACTAAAAATGAGTAacgtgaaaattaaaacatattggtCTCAATgtcaagaaatattttatcttattggtatgatttagtttaatttgtttaatttctgAGCTATAGACGCAACTTTGgttatttatgtaggtacgtgACTTAAACATCAACGCCGAGAcgatatgaaaaatttaatcggGTCAAAGATTGCTGTCGGTgtgatgaaaatgttttattttatctaaactgCATAATTGTataacgttattttatttctatacgcATCAGTGAataactacataaaatatgtttgtgtgATTACATGTGAATTagacacataatatagtatggaTTGTTGCAGCCGAGTGCGCAGCTCCCGTCTCGATCTAGTCACCCCGATGTAGTGTTATTGTTAATTACGTTTTTAAagcatcaattttattattaaggattataatattacaaataattataaaaaaaaaaaaaaacattataggaTTAGTTAAAGTAGGTTTTGATAACTACCAATACCTTATcagtttataacataataataattatataaaataataaattgtctaaatatcgtttagaaattttattgcCAAatcgaatataaattaaaaattccggagcattttttttttatacgaaaaatagGTATCAAACAATGATAATGTCCGTCAATGTAAAGTAAGTACAAACAACTAAACAGACCACTGCAGTACTCACCAAAgtctatattttgtttcaatagcTTTGATAAGATTTTAGATACATGCGTTAccgatgtaaaataaaataccgtacaacaatataagtgaaacatgtttatttatattttgaataacaatagaacgttatacaatatacattgatgtacttttatatatttgtaatatacatagataaaaggatagaatttatatatgtatatatatattatttaaaatgggattatataaataatacccaAACAATTACACTATTGTATCGTGTAtagtgtgtaatgtgtatacagtattattaatatagttatggtATATAAACTGTAAAGTATTTCACTACTCCATCAGTAATGATATTACCGATAGAACTATGGAGATCTTTTCACTTTTTGCTAGAAAAatcatgataaaaatgttcttaacGTTTCCATTACAttacaaagaaaaaacatttaattaaaataaaaaaaaaatagtaaatatttgcaCTTAGGCGTAGTGTGACTAGATCAAGAAATTAGTTAGTTTAATATCCGCTGCTACCGTGATGGTAATCGTGTTCTTCATGATGTCCTTGGTGTTCGTAGTGTTCGGGCTGGTATGTCTTGACTGGGTACGGAACTGGGACGGCGACTTTGACCGGCACTTTGATTGGATACGGGATCGTCTTGTACACCGGATATGGAACTTCCTTTTCGACCGGGTAAGGGATACTCTTCACCACGGGCACGGGGTACGGACGTTCGACTGGAACCTTGACCGGGTAGTGGACTGGCTTCTCGACTGGGTATGGTACGATCTTTTCGACGGGTACGTGAACTGGGTATGGACGGTCGACCGGAACGTTGACTGGCACGTGCACTTGTTTCTCGACCGGGTATGGCACTTGCTTCTCGACGTACACCGGGTACGGTTTATCTACGTGCACGGGGTATGGGCGATCGACGGGCACTTTGTAGGGTACGTGCACTTCCTTGACAACGGGGTATGGATGGGGCACTGGAACTTTGACGGGGTACGGTTTCTCGACGTGTACAGCGTACGGTTTTGGTACTTCTACGGTGTAAGGCTTGTCAACTGGAACGGCCACCTTGACTGGGTATGGATACGGTTTTGCTACTTCCACGGGGTACGGTTGTGGCACATTTTTGGTTATGGTTTTGACGGGTACATAGTGTTGATATGACGATTGTTGGTGACCACCGTATGCGTAATCTCCACCGATGTTAGCGTGTCCGGCATTGAAGTATTCGTGTCCGTAGCCACCGCTCGCTGCTTCAGAGCCTCCATATCCGTAGTCGAATTCGGATACGCTTCTCTTGGACTGTGAGTCGTCTGTTTTTACGATATTCTTATCAGACTGTTCTGCAGTCAAAATGTTGGTGCATAGTGCGAATGCACACgcagaaaacaatattattttcatcgtgTCTATGTGTTGATCGCAGACCTAACTGAATGTGAATGTTGGTCGATTGTGAGTATCTGGCGCTTTTGTAGTGGACCGCTGCCGCCTACCAGTATAGGTTGCCTCTCCCACTAGtcgaatatttgaattatgtaTTTGATCTAATACATATCATCTTCATTACCTATTCCCATCTTGAAGCAAAAGTAGTTTAATTCCATCgactaaatagttatttagttatttattagacTAAAAACGTCGTTTCCGCCTTAAGAAACTACATtcacttttttcaatttattttttatatatcaaaaaagtcgtttttaaattttctatgacCTGCCAATCACTGACAgctgattaattaaaatagagcTCCTGtcaattttttactttgtgGGCCAATTTAACTAATACAAtccttacaataaaaaaaaaaaagatatttttaattagattaaaacTACAAAACGTATTTtgcttgttttattttataaattcattaatagttttttaaatataaatttattgttgtgtAACATTATGGTTAATTGCCAGCAATCATAAAGAGTACCTAGTTTTTCTTGTGTTAAGAGAGAGTTCATgagtgtttttatatttgttaatactgTAGAAAATGAACGCTTGATAttgatatgtaattttttttttgtatactgtatactattGAGTAGTAAGTTGCTTTTTGCTCTTGCGTCACATGGTAACAAATAAATCAGGGTatcaattatatcaattatagataatttttttcctttgatcttttgaataatttcgttgttttttttttttaattgttattgagtttttcatacaaaataatatttttgataatttacataaattgcatttctttttcaattatatttatatatggtcTCAACAATGTTGAAGTATAGTATGTTGCtatcaataaattagttttatttgtatgtattataatattcaacttaCTTcgaatattctaaattatttagatgcCAGACGTTACATTTTTACGTttgtaatttaacaattataatatattatacatatatataacctaacctaacctattgaaggctaaaataatcattttgggtatattattattatttgatgttaCAAAATGAGTTGCGATTGTTTAATTAGTCTCAAGTATTGAACATGTAAGGTGGTATTCATATTTAGGTCAAACAACGTAACTATTAAACAATGTACAGTagtagcaatataataatagctgtGTTGCTGCGGATTTGTGTGAAAGTATTATAGAtgggttaattatttaattttgcggaatttattattagccaTTAGTTATACACGTACGTATGGATATTCATACGTGCAAGATAAGTCATAGTTTAGCGGTATATACCTGTATCCCAATTAGGGGTAGTTTTACAGTAATTAGTTTAAGGGTGGTTGTCAGCAGCCGTCGTGGACCCGGTAATTCTAAGGGGCCCTTCATTCTTCAATACAACAAATTGTAGGTGGTAAAATTGTAATCGAGTCGTTTACATCACCAGTTGTTGTGTTCAATTTacgtaacaattataaatttaatatgtcaaattaatgttataataaaataatttaactgcgtataacataatatgataaataaaaacaaactttgGTAGTCGATTTCGGTGAACTCGTTCAAAAATGTAGTACGACGAGTTTAAAGCGAGTGATGGATTTTtagaatatgaaatatacacCTTTGaggtcataataaatattaagaaagtAAAATTCAGATTAACACGCTACTACCTATTTCATTTATTGAAGTGATGCACCGGTTTTTGCGGCGTGTTGCAATTTACAAATATGGTAgatgttaattttagtttcCTCAATTTGGTTTTTCAAAACTACTGTTAGAATCCACCAACAACCGATTGCAAACTACTTTTTGAtactaaactataaaatattgtatgtaagaACACTTATCGAGTCTTTTAATGCTGCCTTTCACAatcaatttttacattataatatacacgtaagACTAGCTGAGAATTTTACCGACAATATTGCGTGTTAGTGATATTAGTCAAACTTCCATTaagttttgttattgttttccgTTTGTTTTGGCGTTTACGTCGATTTACATGTATCGTTTCTAGACACGTTCACCCCTAACATGagcattttttgtttataaattatattgcacaaagttaatacaaataatatcacaACATTTAAACGTATGTACgtgaagtattaataatattacaatgacccgaaatgttttaaaatctattagaCGTTTATTTCAGCACTAAGTCGGTTTGTCAACTAGCacatttatacacacacacacacacacacacacacacacacacacacgagaCGACCATCATTCAcgattcacataatattatgttattgtgttATGAGGGAggagtaataatatgatcgcGTCTTTATGTACAACGATATCGTACGAGCAGACGACTTTATGTCATTAAAAACTTCTacgatatatatgtatgcatataatatatatagatagatacaTATGTATGGCGTACACGAGAAGGATAAATCCTGTGACGGGATTTCGacttaaacataatactattacacAACCGTTTGGCTAGCGACGAAATCGAAAGCTGGCtggaaatgaaattataactcGGTTGATCTTCTTTGCCGTCCTCCCCtcgaaaactaaataataataatataatatgttgtaggTCTATATGCAAATGAAtccatttataatgattaatgtcgTTGTGAGTGTTTGAATATAGGAACTTACGTTTCAAACGAAACAATttcttcattattatcattataaatattatattattattttcgtagttttataacatatttagtCAAAGGAgaaaatgcttttaaaaagatttgttttaatatatttattttcatatgtgtgtattttaaattaatattgtgagTATCAGAGTCATGCTACAAAGTTAAGCCGACTTATAATAAgagtatgaaaaaatttattcatGGTTATCAATAATGATCTTACGACTCttaccaaattaaatatatatattatcgaaaTTTTCAAAccgttatattgtattaaagactaaaaatatatttaggtgtgtaaaaagtttaattcgATGTTTCATAtggttttttatcattttaatttatagtatgagTATAATTTGTCGTGaacaagaattataataattcgtcGAGTCCGTGAATCCAACAGCCGcctccttattattattaaatacaattttacgtGTATTTGATCATTCTATTATGGAATTTAATAGACCAGTTTATTTTgtaaccatatattattatcaatgataATGACCCGttcttataacataatattattactacatatCGTCGATTGGATGATATCATAGGTTAAATTGAAGGGTGTTGTCCACCGGCCGAATGTTCGATATTCAACCGGAACGACCATAAAACGTATTAATAGGTAGGACGAGTTTTTTCACTTTTGCGGATTCTGTCCCCATTTTACAGTCGACGAACGATCGCTTGTGCAATAAAAATACGTCACGTTCttagtctaaatatttttatcattattttcgttttaaatctaaactcaaatacataaaacaaaaattagaatattttaagacaaaatattttatttatatattacacatgtatattatatggtttattaaattcgtcacaatttctatatataatgtattgtatttttacatatttttaaacatagaaaaataacgtatattaataaaaaatgtaattaaaaaaaaaaaaaaaaataatgtatacatattataatattgagctTAAACGAATAACACGCGCTGATATTACGTCCGttcatataatgttatattattacattcacGTCGCGTGCGAATTAAACTATCaatcgtattaaaatataatattgcaacgGCCCAACAGAGTTGATACAACTGTGAGGTGAAAACTATCGAGatctttttttggttttttcgtttttctcCCTAAGAATTGTAGGTATTAGATATTGAACACGAACACtatgatgatataataataatattattatcgatacgATTCGcgacttgatttttttttttgattatagcGTTAGCTCGTTACAGACCTATTCGATCTGGCGAATTTGATTTGGctcaacgaaaaaaaaaagaaggatGATGgcattatcttattattatacatataaattggGCGCGAGTTAATATCTGGTAACTTTGGGGGGTGGCGAGGGGTAGTAATGTGTGGGGGGAAGGGCGATGGTGATGGTGACTAGCTGC
The DNA window shown above is from Aphis gossypii isolate Hap1 chromosome 2, ASM2018417v2, whole genome shotgun sequence and carries:
- the LOC114122431 gene encoding titin-like, with the protein product MRSTLFAVCAIALCAHCLAADDKSAKKEAVDGKTQGKRSLFDTGYGFGGVSADSYGHADILSAGYGHGLVSASGYGAGYADFAGHDAYAAHSYQHHVPVKTITKSVGLPYPVEVAKPYPYPVKVAVPVDRPYAVDVPQPYAVHVAKPYPVKVPVPHPYPVVKEVPVPVKVPVDRPYPVHVDKPYPVYVEKQVPYPVEKHVPVPVSVPVDRPYPVHVPVEKIVPYPVEKAVHYPVKVPVDRPYPVPVEKHIPYPVERAVPYPVEKQIPYPVKVPYKVPVAVPYPVKAYQPDHYEHHDYHHSSSGYVCDQHIDTMKIILFSACAFALCTNILTAEQSDKNIVKTDDSQSKRSVSEFDYGYGGSEAASGGYGHEYFNAGHANIGGDYAYGGHQQSSYQHYVPVKTITKNVPQPYPVEVAKPYPYPVKVAVPVDKPYTVEVPKPYAVHVEKPYPVKVPVPHPYPVVKEVHVPYKVPVDRPYPVHVDKPYPVYVEKQVPYPVEKQVHVPVNVPVDRPYPVHVPVEKIVPYPVEKPVHYPVKVPVERPYPVPVVKSIPYPVEKEVPYPVYKTIPYPIKVPVKVAVPVPYPVKTYQPEHYEHQGHHEEHDYHHGSSGY